The nucleotide sequence AAGGCCCGAGCTGGTCGATCTGGTGGCCGAGACCTTGTTGCAGTCGCCCCTGCAGCGGGCCGCCGTGGTCTGTGGTTCGGGCAACTACGACGAGGTGACGCCCATCGGGCCCGCCAAGATGGCCCTGCTGCAAAACGGCAAGGTAACCTCCATGATGCTTGACCCGCAGGAATTCGGCATCGCCTCCTGCTCTGTGGACGACCTGGCCGTGAGCGGCAAGGAACAGGCCGTGGCCGTGCTCAACGACATTCTCAACGGGCAGGGGCCGCGCGCCATGATGGACATGGTGGTGCTCAACGTGGGCCTCGCCATCTATCTGCTGGAAGAAAAAATGGACATGGCCCTTTGCATGGCCCGGGCGCGCGAGGCCGTGAACGCCGGTGCGGGCAGGAAGGTGCTCAATGCTGCTTGAGCGTTTTCGCAAGGCTAAACAGGCCGAAGTAGAGGCGCTGCAAGCCCTGCAGGCTCTGGGCAAGCTGCCGCCGGTGCATGAAGGCCCGCGGCCAGACTTTGCGGCGGCGCTAGCCCGCCGCGCCCCCGGCAGCCCGCTGGCCGTGGTGGCCGAGTACAAGCGCGCCTCGCCCTCGCGCGGCGTGATCTGCGAGAGCCTTGAGGTGGAGGACGTAGCCCGGCAGTACGCCGCCGCAGGCGCCAGCGCCATATCCGTGCTGACCGAAGAGGCCTTTTTTCGCGGACGGCTCGAGTATCTGGCCCGCGCAGCTGATCCGGCGCTCTACAACGGGCCCCGCGTGCCCCTGCTGCGCAAGGACTTTATTTTTGACCCCCTGCAGGTGCGGGCTACGGCAGCGACGCCCGCCTCGGCCCTGCTGCTCATCGTGCGGCTGACGCCTGATGCCGCGACCCTGCGCGCCCTGCGCGAGCAGGCCGAAAGTTACGGCATTCAGGCAGTGGTTGAGATATTTGATGCCGAAGATCTGCGCCTTGCCCGCCAGAGCGGGGCGCGCATCATACAGGTAAACGCCCGCGATCTGGAAAGTCTGGCGGTGGACAGGGATGCCTGTCTGCAACTGGTGCGGGCCTGCCCGCCCGCCAATGGCGAGCAGTGGATTGCGGCCAGCGGCATGAGCAGCCCGCCGCACCTCAAGGCCGCCGCCGAGGCGGGTTACCATGCGGCCCTGGTGGGCAGCGCCCTGATGGAAAACGGCCATCCGGGCCAGGCGCTGGCCGAACTGCTGGGCGTAACGGCCCAAAACGGTGGAGAACGCACATGTTGATCAAGTTTTGCGGCCTTACACGGCAGGAAGATGTGGATCAGGCGACCCGGCTGGGCGCTGCCATGTGCGGTTTTATCTTTCATGCACGCAGCCCGCGCGGCATCAGCCCGGCGCAGGCCGCCGGCATGGACAGCGGCTCGCTGCAGCGGGTGGGCGTATTTGTCAATCAGGGCGC is from Desulfovibrio desulfuricans and encodes:
- a CDS encoding indole-3-glycerol phosphate synthase TrpC, yielding MLLERFRKAKQAEVEALQALQALGKLPPVHEGPRPDFAAALARRAPGSPLAVVAEYKRASPSRGVICESLEVEDVARQYAAAGASAISVLTEEAFFRGRLEYLARAADPALYNGPRVPLLRKDFIFDPLQVRATAATPASALLLIVRLTPDAATLRALREQAESYGIQAVVEIFDAEDLRLARQSGARIIQVNARDLESLAVDRDACLQLVRACPPANGEQWIAASGMSSPPHLKAAAEAGYHAALVGSALMENGHPGQALAELLGVTAQNGGERTC